AAAAAATTATCAAAATTTCTTCCACTAAACATAATTTGAGGAAACTTAGTTTTGGTTCCAAATTCATTGGTTAAAACAAACGGTCTTATTTTTTTGCTAATTCCATTTAATCTGCAATTAAGTTTTGGATTATCTTCTTTATGTGTATTAAATCCGACAATAATAGCGTCATGTTTTAATCTTAATTTATGCATATAATGTTGAGTTTCTTTTTGAGTAATATTTTTTGATATTAAATTTTTTGAGTAGTAATTTTTAGATACTGCAAGTTTCAAAGTTATAAATGGGGTGCGGTTTTTTTGGAAATTATAAAAATATTTATTTATTATTTTAAATTTATTTTGACGAGGCCCTGCCAATAAAACTTTTACTCCCTTAGATTTAAGAAAGCTCATTCCTTTTCCATAAATTTGAGGATTGGGATCCAACGATGATATCACTACTCTTTTTATTCCTTTGCTTATGATTTTTTTTGCACAACAGCTATTTTCTTTAAAGCAAGGTTCCAAACTTACATACAAAGTAGTTTGATTATTAATTTGAGAGTTTGAAATTTTATCCAAAGCATTAATTTCTGCATGAGGTCTTCCAGATTTAGAAGTAACTCCATAACTTAAAACTACTCCACGAGAATTATTTTTATAATCAACAATGAGGCATGCAACAGAAGGATTGATGCCTGTCAAACCAAGATTTTTTATTGATAAATTATTTATTGAGTCGAGATAAGTAAGATCTAATTTAGAAAGCAAACTATTCTTTGTTAAGTGAACCTAAAAACTGTTCAAAATCTTTTGTCTCTCTGAAATCTCTATAAACAGATGCAAATCGCACATATGCAACTTTATCTAAAGTATAAAGACCCTGCATCACCATTTCACCAATGACGTTTGTACTTATTTCATTTTCACCCATACCCTCAAGATCTCGAACTATCTTTGATATAAGTTTTTCTTTAGTATCTATATCAACAGGTCTTTTTCTAAGTGCCAAATCAACTGATTTAGTAATTTTATCTCTATCAAAAATAGATTTTTCACCATTTTTTTTAACAACGAGAAATTCTCTAAACTGAACTCTTTCAAAAGTGGTGAATCTTTCTTTGCGCTCACATCCACAAATTCTTCTTCTTCTAATTACACCCCCGTCTTCTGTAGGGCGAGAGTCTAAAACCGAAGTCTCTTTCTCTTTACAGAAGGGGCATTTCATGAATATTAATGATTATAAATTGGATATTTAGAGCACAAATCTTCTACTTCTTTCTTAATAGAAGTTTCAATCATTGAAATATCCGAGTTTGAAGAAGATAAAGTGTTAATAATTGTAGATATCTTTTCACCAATAAATCTGAATTCATCCTCTTTAAAACCTCTTGTTGTAGCCGCAGGAGATCCTAGTCTTATTCCCGAGGTAATTGTTGGAGGATTGGGGTCATTGGCTACACCATTTTTATTACAAGTCATTCCTGCTCTCTCTAGGCTTTCTTCAGCATCTTTTCCAGTCACATTTTTTGATCTTAGATCAACCAAAACCATGTGAGAGTCTGTACCGCCAGTGACAATATCGATGCCATTGGCCATCAAAACCTCACCTAAAACAGAAGCATTCTTTTTAACTTGTTGAATATATTGTTTAAAGTCTGGCTGAAGAGCCTCACCAAAAGCAACAGCCTTAGCAGCAATTACGTGCATCAGAGGACCTCCTTGAAGGCCAGGAAAAACTGAACTGTTAAATTTTTTACCAAGATCTATATCGTTAGATAAAATCATTCCACCTCGTGGACCTCTAATAGTTTTATGAGTTGTAGAAGTTACGACATGAGCGTGTGGAACAGGATCAGGATATTCTTTAGCTGCAACTAGTCCTGAGTAATGAGCCATATCTACTAATAGATAAGCTTCAACTTTGTCAGCTATATCTCTAAAACGTTTGAAATCAATATTTCTTGGATAAGCAGATCCACCTGCAATAATCAAACTAGGCTTATGTTCTAGTGCTAGCTTTTCTACTTCATCATAATCAATGAGGGAAGTAGTTGGATCAATGCCGTATTGGACCGCATTAAAATATTTTCCAGATTGGTTTGGGCGCGAACCATGAGTTAAATGACCACCAGCATCTAATGACATTCCGAGAATAGTATCTCCAGGTTTAATAAGAGCTAGAAAAACTGCCTGATTGGCTTGTGCACCGGAATGAGGTTGAACATTTGCATATGCACAACCGTATAATTCTTTTAACCTTTCGATAGCTAGGTTTTCAGCTATATCTACAAATTCACAACCACCATAGTACCTTTTAGCACTATAACCTTCGGCATACTTATTTGTCATAATTGAACCCTGAGCTTCAAGAACAGCTTTCGATACGATATTCTCTGATGCTATAAGTTCAATTTGGTTTTGTTGTCGGCTAAGCTCTTGGGAAATTGAGTTAAATAAATCTTTATCAGTTTGTTCTAGGCTACTAGAAAAAAATTGTGCATTTAGTGTCATAACTGTTCTACTCTCCTTGTATGTCTTCCTTCTTCAAATTCTGTATCGAAATAGGCATTGAGCATAGCAAAAATTTTCTTTTTTACAAAAGGTCTTCCTTGTAAACAAATTACATTAGAGTCATTGTGTTTTCTGGTCATTTTTGCAGAGTTAACATTATGACACAAGGAAGCACGAATATGTTTATGCCTATTTGCACTTATGCTTACTCCTATACCAGACCCACAGATCAGTATGCCCATTGAGGTTTTATTGATCTTTTGGGATAATTTTTTTGCAAATTTAGGGTAATCAACAGATTTTTCAGAATTCGTCCCTAAATCTTGAAAATTAATTCCCTTTTTGAAAAGAAATTCTTTAACGATAACTTGCTTTAAAGCGTATCCAGCATGATCGGAGGCAATATATACTTTTTTAATTTTTTTGAATAATCTCACTGCGATTAAAAGGTAAATTAATATTTAAATTATTCAATACTCGCGATATCACCTTTTCCATGAAATTAGAGAAGACTTTTTGTAAATCCTGATTATTTTTTAGATAATTTAATAACTCATCATAAGAATTTCGGTTTATTGAAAAACCATCACCAAGAACTTTTTTGATAACACTATCGCTTAAGTCGGGTTGATATCCTGAAGATTTTAAAATTTCTAATTCTAATTGAATTAAATCGATCAAATAATTAGAATTATTATTCATTGAAATAAGCAGTCTCTGATAAGTATTCAATATTTCAGACTGTCTATCTTCTAAGAAAAGAAGTTTATTGATTAAGAAGCAGATATAATCGATAACCTTCAGTCTATATTTATCAAATAAAAACCAATTGTATGATTGAATTAAACTAGAATTTAAACAAGAATTTTCTTTATTAAATTCAATTTCTGATATTAGACCTTTGACAAAATCAGTATTTTTTTTTTTCGATTTACCACCAAAGACAATTAAACTTTTCTTTCCATATTCACTTGAGAACACAGAAATCAATAAATGATTTTCTTTGTAGTTTTCAACTTTAGTTATAATCGCGGAAGTTTTAAACAAAGCAAAACTATTTTGAGTCGATCAGTTTAATCATTTTTTTAGCAGCAGCTATTTCTGCTTTTTGCTTTGAAATACCCTCGCCTTCAACAATCAAATCATCTATTTTTAATTCAACCAAAAATTTTGGTCTATGCTTTGTTCCAAGTTCATTAATTAATTTATATTGAGGAATCATTTTATTTTTCTTTTGGCTATACTCTTGAATATAAGTTTTTGGATCTTTGAGAGGAAGAGTATTTAGCTCATCATTCCAAAGTAAATAAATAAATTGTTTTGTAAAATTGAGATCTTTATTGATGTATATAAAACCAATTAATGACTCTAATGCATCGGCATAAATTGAGCTTTTACTGGTTTTAGGATCTAATTGGTGTTTAAAAATTTCTATTAGATCATGTTTTTTAAAAATTTTAGCGAGCATACTTGTATTTACGAGATGTATAAATCTTCTAGAAATTTCATCTAAAGAGCTTTTAGAAAAATTATTTATCAAGTACTCTGAAATCACTAGTCCAAGTACACGGTCACCTAAAAATTCATATTTCTGAAATGGCTTATTTGAATTTTTTTGACGTTTGTCATAGCTATCGTGTTTTAGACTAGTCTGATAGCCTTTTATGCTTTTAATAATTTTAAAAATATCTGTCTTATTCAAATCTATTTGACGGTATTAAATAACCTATCATATCTTATGTGTAATGGCAGGGTCCAAAATCTATTTAGGCTAAAATCTGTGTCAACTGAAAACCAGATAAACCATACTTTTCCAATGATATTTTCTTTTGGAACAAAACCTACCCCGCTCATAACACGACTATCTGAGGAATTATCACGATTATCACCCATGAAGAAAAATTTATTTTTTGGTATTTTATACTCTGGGGTGTAATCAAGAGGTCCACTATCGGTTAAATTCAAAATTTTGTAGTCACTTTCAACAAGTTGATTAATGTTGGCTTGGTATTGATCATCAAAAAATAAACCATCATCAATTTGTTCAATAACCTCAAAATTATCTGAGCCTACTTTCTTTAAATAAATTAAGCCATCTTCAACTTTAATTATTTCGCCGGGCAAACCTACCAATCTTTTTACGTAATTAATGTTTTCTTGGCCAGGCAATTTAAAAACGATGATGTCTCCTCTACTTGGGTTCTTTTCCATAATTTTTCCTGAAAATGGAGCTAATCCAAAAGGAAATGAATATCTTGAATAACCATAATCCCATTTGGAAACAAATAAAAAATCACCGACTAATAAGTTTGGTTTCATTGAACCTGAGGGTATTTTAAAAGGCTCAATCGCAAAAGTTCTAATAACTCCAGCAATTAATAAAGCCCATAGTAAAGCTTTAATATTATTTACAAATGATGATTTAAGTTTTTTCAATTATAACCGACGCAATCGAATATTTTTTTGTATCAGATAAGCTAACATGAATAAGAAAATTGCCAAATTTTTCTTTCATATATTCATTTAACTCATTTTTTGGAAAAATTTCAGGTTTACCCATTTTGTCTCTTTGGACAGAGATGTCTTTTGGAAAGCATGGTGCTCTAAACCCTAGTCCCAATGACTTTGAAAATGCTTCTTTTATAGCAAAATTATTTGATAATATTTTTGGTGTTATTTTATCGATTTTATCTAAAGCAAAATATTTATACACGAATGTATCATTAAATTTTTGATAGATATCTGAAACTCTCTTTATTTCTAATAAATCAATACCATGTCCTATAATCATGTTAAATAATTCTTTGAAATTTTTTTATTGTCTCATGAAGTGATAAAAAAATAGACTCCGAAATAATAAAATGTCCAATATGAACAGTATCTATTTTTTTTCTATTTTTAATAAACTTAATATTTGAGAAATTTAAACCATGACCAATATTAACTTTTAAATCAATACTATATGCATAATTAATCATGCGATTTATTTTCTCTTTATCTTTATTATTAATTTTAATTTTATCTAGAGATCCTGTGTGAAGTTCAACTGTTTGAAATTGTAATTTTTTTGCTAAATCAATTGCTTTTTTATTAGGATTGATAAAAGCACTAAGCTCAATGCTATTAGAATGGCAGATCGATAAAAGTGATTTTAATTTATTTTTTGAAATTTTTTCTAGGTTTAACCCACCTTCAGTAGTGATTTCATTACGTTTCTCAGGAACTAAACAAATAAATTTTGGTTTTATTTTTTTTGAAATTAAAATCATTTCATTAGTTAAGGCCATTTCTAAATTAATTGGTAATTTCGAGTGTTTTTTTAATAATTTAAGATCACTATCGTTAATATGTCTTCTATCTTCTCTTAAATGAACGGTTAAAGTATCAACTTTAACTTTTTCGCAAACCTTTAAAGCTCTTAAAATACTCGGATTGTCTTGACCTCTAGCATTTCTAAGAGTTGCAATATGATCTATATTTACACCTAGTTTCATTAGTAAGTTAATGACTGTCTTTTTACCTTTTCAACTTGACTAAGAGTTTTCATTTCAGCCAAGAGAAATTTTAATTTTTCAGAGTCTTCAATTTTTATATCTATGAGAAAGGTATAATTTTTTTTAGATCTTTCAGCAATTCTTATATTTTCTATATTAATATGGTGTTTATCAAAGATAGAGGTAATACTAAATAAAGCCCCAGGCTGGTTTTTTATAATGATTTCTATTCTTGTACTAAAATCTTTGTTTAAGTTGCCATTACCCCAGTTAGACCTATAAAAGTTGTCTTTATGATAATAGCCTAAACTATCACATATTGTGTTGTGAACCACCAAACCTCTTCCATAGGACATTACAGAAATAATATTATCTCCATTTATTGGAGAACAGCATGTAGCATAATTTACAGCAATTCCATTTTCATACTTACTTACATTTATTCTAGGATTAGGATCTTTGGCAAATAGCTTTTTAACAAAACTATTTTCCAAATCTTTAAATAAATCATTTAGATCTTTACGAGACAAAAATCCTCGACCAACATTTTCAAAAAGTTTATTTTGATATTTGAAATCAGTATGACTTAGTATTTTTGTGTAAAGATTGTCAGTTTCATTAATATTTTTTAATTTAGCTAGATATTTTAAAATATCTTTACCAAGTTTTTCAAACTCTCTTCTTCTTTTTGATCTAAAAAAATGTCTAATCTTTTCTCGGACTTTTTCTTTTTTTACAAACCTAATCCATAAAGGTGAGATGGTAGTTTTATCATTTAATACAATTTCAACTTGGTCACCACTTGAAAGTTTAGTTTTAAGTGGAACATCTTGACCGTTAACTTTAGCTCCAGAACACCGGTCACCAATATCTGTATGGATAGTATACGCAAAATCTACGGGGGTTGAGTCTACGGGTAATGTGTATAGTTCCCCTTTGGGGGAAAAAACATAGATTTGTTCATCAAAGAATTGTTGGCTAGTTTTATTTAAAATCAAATGGCGTTCATTTTTTTCTTCAACATAATTTACTGCATCTCTAAGCCATGCGTACATATTTTGATCGTTTTGATCTTTGTTTAAGTATTTATACCTCCAATGAGCAGCGATACCATTTTCGGCAATCATGTGCATAGCTCTGGATCTAATTTGAATTTCGAATACTTTATTATTAAAAATAATATCAGTATGAATTGATCGATAACCATTTGGTTTGGGATTTGAAATGTAATCTTTAGTTCTTCCTACTTTAGCTGAAAAATTACGGTGTATTATTCCTAAAACTTTATAACAATCTCTTGTTGATTTAGTGATAATGCGAACTGCAGCTATATCAGAGATAGAATTAAGATCTGAATTTCTTTTATTAATTTTTTTCCAAATCGAATATGGTGCTTTTTTTCTATAGTGAATCTCTACTTGTATATTTTCCTTAAAAATAAAACTATTGATAATATTTTCTAATTCGCGAAAAGAACTCTCTAAATTTTTAAATGTATTATCAATCTTGTCATTAATACGATTATAGATATCTGGGTGGAGATTTTTAAAGGATATGTTTTCTAAAATAGATTTCCAGTTTTCAAAACCTAATCTTTCTGCCAATGGTGCATATATTAAGAGAGTTTCATTACTTACTCTTTTTCTTTTTTCGACATCTTTAAAAAAATGAATGGTTTTTATGTTATGCAATCGATCAGCTAATTTAATTATTAAAACTCTGATATCTTTTGCTGTTGAAATTAATAATTTTCGAAAATTTTCTGCCTCTTTTTCCGATCGTGTAATTTTTTTTTCTTCTAAAAAATCAATTTTGGTTAAGCCATCAACTAAACTGGCTATAGATTTTCCAAAAATTTCATTAAGCTGTTCTTTGGAATACTCCGTATCTTCAATTACGTCGTGTAGTAAACCTGTAATAACTGTTTCAGTATCAAGCTTCAACTCAATTAATGATTTACAAACTTCATAAGGGTGAACGATATATGGATCACCTGAAGCACGAAACTGATCTTTATGAGAGGTCTCGGCTACCTCAATAGCCTTAATAAAAAGTTTTTCATTAAAATTTTTATCATAGGACTGAAGTGCTGATTTAAAATCAGAGAAATTTTCACTAAAATAGCTTGATTGAAACATCAGCTATTAAAATAAACTAAAAAAAGACTTTAATCTTCAAGAAGATGATCTTCGTTTTCTTCTTCTTTTTCCTGAACAAGTTGGTAGCTCTTAATAATGTCTTCTTTGACATCATTAACGCTAATTTTCTCCTCAGCAATCTCTCTAAGCGCGATTACTGTGCTTTTATCATTATCTAAAGGAACTTGAGCTTCATTTCCTGCGTTGAGGACTTTTGCTCTATGTGATGCTAATAGCACTAAATCAAATAGGCTATCTACATTTTTAATACAATCTTCTACTGTAACTCTTGCCATGGGAGGTTTATATGAGAATGTAGGAATAATTTCAAGAGGAATTATTATTTTCTTAATAATCGCTCTTTTTTACGGCTCCACTCCCTTTGTTTGATTGTCTCTCTTTTATCAAATTTTTTCTTACCTATGCCGACACCAAATTTTACCTTTGCCAGTCCTTTTTCATTAAAAAAAATCTCCATAGGAACGGCCGTATATCCTTTAGTGGTTAGTAAACCTAAAATTTTTTTAATTTCTCTTTTATTTAAAAGTAGTTTTTTGACAGATCTGACCTTTTTTTTACCATCAAAATTTTTTTGAACAGATATGATTTCAAAATTGTTAATATAAATTTCTCCCTTTTGCTCATTTATAAAACTTGATTGAATAGAAGCTTTACCCTGTCTTAGAGGTTTAACCTCATTACTCTCTAAAACCAATCCAGCAATATAAGTCTCTTTGATTTCATAATCAAATTTTGCTCTACGATTTAAAATAGACAATTAAATGAAATTTAAGTCTTTAAGGACTTTTCTGATTTGTTTTTTTGTCTCTGGACTCAAATCAGTTAAAGGCTCACGTACATCAGCTTTACACTTTCCCATTAAAGACAAAGCATATTTTGATGGAGTTGGACTAGGTTCGCTAAAAAGTACTTGAGATAATGGGGCTAGTTTTAAATTAATAAGATCAAATTGCTTATAATTTTTAGTTTGCCAATAATAATGCAATTTAGAAGTTAACCTAGGTGCCACATTTGCGGTAACAGATATACATCCATGACCACCTTGGGCCAGATAACCTGCAATGGTTCCATCTTCGCCAGATATGTAATTAAAATTCTTTTTCATAAAAGTTCTCATAACAAGAGGTCTGGAAAGATCATTAGATGCATCTTTAATTCCAACAATATTAGATATTTTATTAAGTTCTTTAAAACTATCATATGAAAGATCAACAATTGATCTGCCTGGAATATTATAAATAATTTGTTTTAAAGAAGTGACTTTTGCAATTTTTTTGAAATGGTTAACAAGCCCTTTTTGATTGGGTTTATTATAATAAGGAG
The window above is part of the alpha proteobacterium HIMB59 genome. Proteins encoded here:
- a CDS encoding (p)ppGpp synthetase, RelA/SpoT family (PFAM: HD domain; ACT domain; TGS domain; Region found in RelA / SpoT proteins~TIGRFAM: (p)ppGpp synthetase, RelA/SpoT family), with protein sequence MFQSSYFSENFSDFKSALQSYDKNFNEKLFIKAIEVAETSHKDQFRASGDPYIVHPYEVCKSLIELKLDTETVITGLLHDVIEDTEYSKEQLNEIFGKSIASLVDGLTKIDFLEEKKITRSEKEAENFRKLLISTAKDIRVLIIKLADRLHNIKTIHFFKDVEKRKRVSNETLLIYAPLAERLGFENWKSILENISFKNLHPDIYNRINDKIDNTFKNLESSFRELENIINSFIFKENIQVEIHYRKKAPYSIWKKINKRNSDLNSISDIAAVRIITKSTRDCYKVLGIIHRNFSAKVGRTKDYISNPKPNGYRSIHTDIIFNNKVFEIQIRSRAMHMIAENGIAAHWRYKYLNKDQNDQNMYAWLRDAVNYVEEKNERHLILNKTSQQFFDEQIYVFSPKGELYTLPVDSTPVDFAYTIHTDIGDRCSGAKVNGQDVPLKTKLSSGDQVEIVLNDKTTISPLWIRFVKKEKVREKIRHFFRSKRRREFEKLGKDILKYLAKLKNINETDNLYTKILSHTDFKYQNKLFENVGRGFLSRKDLNDLFKDLENSFVKKLFAKDPNPRINVSKYENGIAVNYATCCSPINGDNIISVMSYGRGLVVHNTICDSLGYYHKDNFYRSNWGNGNLNKDFSTRIEIIIKNQPGALFSITSIFDKHHINIENIRIAERSKKNYTFLIDIKIEDSEKLKFLLAEMKTLSQVEKVKRQSLTY
- a CDS encoding dihydrodipicolinate synthase (PFAM: Dihydrodipicolinate synthetase family~TIGRFAM: dihydrodipicolinate synthase) codes for the protein MLKGSIPAIITPFSKGEVDFDSFAKLLKWQIKEGISGVTVCGTTGESPTLTHDEHMQLVEFAVKVSGKKIPVIAGTGSNSTKEAIEFTKHAYKSGADYGLVVTPYYNKPNQKGLVNHFKKIAKVTSLKQIIYNIPGRSIVDLSYDSFKELNKISNIVGIKDASNDLSRPLVMRTFMKKNFNYISGEDGTIAGYLAQGGHGCISVTANVAPRLTSKLHYYWQTKNYKQFDLINLKLAPLSQVLFSEPSPTPSKYALSLMGKCKADVREPLTDLSPETKKQIRKVLKDLNFI
- a CDS encoding glycine hydroxymethyltransferase (PFAM: Serine hydroxymethyltransferase), with product MTLNAQFFSSSLEQTDKDLFNSISQELSRQQNQIELIASENIVSKAVLEAQGSIMTNKYAEGYSAKRYYGGCEFVDIAENLAIERLKELYGCAYANVQPHSGAQANQAVFLALIKPGDTILGMSLDAGGHLTHGSRPNQSGKYFNAVQYGIDPTTSLIDYDEVEKLALEHKPSLIIAGGSAYPRNIDFKRFRDIADKVEAYLLVDMAHYSGLVAAKEYPDPVPHAHVVTSTTHKTIRGPRGGMILSNDIDLGKKFNSSVFPGLQGGPLMHVIAAKAVAFGEALQPDFKQYIQQVKKNASVLGEVLMANGIDIVTGGTDSHMVLVDLRSKNVTGKDAEESLERAGMTCNKNGVANDPNPPTITSGIRLGSPAATTRGFKEDEFRFIGEKISTIINTLSSSNSDISMIETSIKKEVEDLCSKYPIYNH
- a CDS encoding DNA replication and repair protein RecO (PFAM: Recombination protein O C terminal; Recombination protein O N terminal~TIGRFAM: DNA repair protein RecO), translating into MFKTSAIITKVENYKENHLLISVFSSEYGKKSLIVFGGKSKKKNTDFVKGLISEIEFNKENSCLNSSLIQSYNWFLFDKYRLKVIDYICFLINKLLFLEDRQSEILNTYQRLLISMNNNSNYLIDLIQLELEILKSSGYQPDLSDSVIKKVLGDGFSINRNSYDELLNYLKNNQDLQKVFSNFMEKVISRVLNNLNINLPFNRSEIIQKN
- a CDS encoding DNA-directed RNA polymerase, omega subunit (PFAM: RNA polymerase Rpb6~TIGRFAM: DNA-directed RNA polymerase, omega subunit) — encoded protein: MARVTVEDCIKNVDSLFDLVLLASHRAKVLNAGNEAQVPLDNDKSTVIALREIAEEKISVNDVKEDIIKSYQLVQEKEEENEDHLLED
- a CDS encoding SsrA-binding protein (PFAM: SmpB protein~TIGRFAM: SsrA-binding protein), with amino-acid sequence MSILNRRAKFDYEIKETYIAGLVLESNEVKPLRQGKASIQSSFINEQKGEIYINNFEIISVQKNFDGKKKVRSVKKLLLNKREIKKILGLLTTKGYTAVPMEIFFNEKGLAKVKFGVGIGKKKFDKRETIKQREWSRKKERLLRK
- a CDS encoding transcriptional regulator NrdR (PFAM: ATP cone domain~TIGRFAM: transcriptional regulator NrdR) translates to MKCPFCKEKETSVLDSRPTEDGGVIRRRRICGCERKERFTTFERVQFREFLVVKKNGEKSIFDRDKITKSVDLALRKRPVDIDTKEKLISKIVRDLEGMGENEISTNVIGEMVMQGLYTLDKVAYVRFASVYRDFRETKDFEQFLGSLNKE
- a CDS encoding phosphopantetheine--protein transferase (TIGRFAM: phosphopantetheine--protein transferase domain; holo-[acyl-carrier-protein] synthase); amino-acid sequence: MIIGHGIDLLEIKRVSDIYQKFNDTFVYKYFALDKIDKITPKILSNNFAIKEAFSKSLGLGFRAPCFPKDISVQRDKMGKPEIFPKNELNEYMKEKFGNFLIHVSLSDTKKYSIASVIIEKT
- a CDS encoding signal peptidase I (PFAM: Peptidase S24-like~TIGRFAM: signal peptidase I, bacterial type), producing MKKLKSSFVNNIKALLWALLIAGVIRTFAIEPFKIPSGSMKPNLLVGDFLFVSKWDYGYSRYSFPFGLAPFSGKIMEKNPSRGDIIVFKLPGQENINYVKRLVGLPGEIIKVEDGLIYLKKVGSDNFEVIEQIDDGLFFDDQYQANINQLVESDYKILNLTDSGPLDYTPEYKIPKNKFFFMGDNRDNSSDSRVMSGVGFVPKENIIGKVWFIWFSVDTDFSLNRFWTLPLHIRYDRLFNTVK
- a CDS encoding ribose-5-phosphate isomerase (PFAM: Ribose/Galactose Isomerase~TIGRFAM: ribose 5-phosphate isomerase B; sugar-phosphate isomerases, RpiB/LacA/LacB family) — protein: MRLFKKIKKVYIASDHAGYALKQVIVKEFLFKKGINFQDLGTNSEKSVDYPKFAKKLSQKINKTSMGILICGSGIGVSISANRHKHIRASLCHNVNSAKMTRKHNDSNVICLQGRPFVKKKIFAMLNAYFDTEFEEGRHTRRVEQL
- a CDS encoding double-stranded RNA-binding protein,RNase3-like protein (PFAM: RNase3 domain; Double-stranded RNA binding motif), coding for MNKTDIFKIIKSIKGYQTSLKHDSYDKRQKNSNKPFQKYEFLGDRVLGLVISEYLINNFSKSSLDEISRRFIHLVNTSMLAKIFKKHDLIEIFKHQLDPKTSKSSIYADALESLIGFIYINKDLNFTKQFIYLLWNDELNTLPLKDPKTYIQEYSQKKNKMIPQYKLINELGTKHRPKFLVELKIDDLIVEGEGISKQKAEIAAAKKMIKLIDSK
- a CDS encoding diaminohydroxyphosphoribosylaminopyrimidine deaminase (PFAM: RibD C-terminal domain; Cytidine and deoxycytidylate deaminase zinc-binding region), yielding MLSKLDLTYLDSINNLSIKNLGLTGINPSVACLIVDYKNNSRGVVLSYGVTSKSGRPHAEINALDKISNSQINNQTTLYVSLEPCFKENSCCAKKIISKGIKRVVISSLDPNPQIYGKGMSFLKSKGVKVLLAGPRQNKFKIINKYFYNFQKNRTPFITLKLAVSKNYYSKNLISKNITQKETQHYMHKLRLKHDAIIVGFNTHKEDNPKLNCRLNGISKKIRPFVLTNEFGTKTKFPQIMFSGRNFDNFFSILNKHNIRSVLVEGGLQTFENFLKFGVFDEVVICQSSETIKKSKKRYKLDKKLIKSSCKKIDSQEYFTDKIEIYKNV
- a CDS encoding pyridoxine 5''-phosphate synthase (PFAM: Pyridoxal phosphate biosynthesis protein PdxJ~TIGRFAM: pyridoxine 5'-phosphate synthase), encoding MKLGVNIDHIATLRNARGQDNPSILRALKVCEKVKVDTLTVHLREDRRHINDSDLKLLKKHSKLPINLEMALTNEMILISKKIKPKFICLVPEKRNEITTEGGLNLEKISKNKLKSLLSICHSNSIELSAFINPNKKAIDLAKKLQFQTVELHTGSLDKIKINNKDKEKINRMINYAYSIDLKVNIGHGLNFSNIKFIKNRKKIDTVHIGHFIISESIFLSLHETIKKFQRII